The Deltaproteobacteria bacterium sequence CCTTCATCACCTCGATGGCCCCCTCGCCCTCTACCCCGATGACGACCCTATCGGGCCTCATAAAATCCTCCACAGCGGCCCCTTCGCGCAAGAATTCGGGATTGGAGACCAGATCAAAGGGGATCACCCCCCCTAACTCCTCCCTTATCACCCCCTTGATACGCCTGCCCGTGCCCACGGGGGCGGTGCTCTTGAGGACGATGATCTTGTATTCCTCCATATACCTGGCGACCTCCCTGGCCGCTGCCTCTACCTGTGAGAGATCAGGTGAACCATCGCTGTTGGTGGGGGTGCCCACAGCGATGAAGATCACCTTGCAGGCCCTTACCCCCTTCTGTATATCGGTGGTAAAGGAAAGTCTTCCCTCCTCCATGTTTTTTTCTACCAGGCCCTCCAAGCCCGGTTCATAGAAGGGGATTTGTCCCCTTTGTAATATCTCTATCTTACCCCTATCTTTGTCCACACAGACGACCTCCATCCCGAACTCCGCCAGGCAGGCACCGGTCACCAACCCCACATAGCCGCTGCCAATCATGCAGATCCGCATCCTATCCCTTTCTGTGATTAAAATAGTCCTGCAAGCCCTGCCGCCAAGGCCTCATTTCGATCCCCGCCTCTTTTTGCAGTTTTTGGCAATTGAAGATAGAATAGATCGGCCTCTTGGCAGGCCGATTCAATGTACCAGAGGATATGGGAATTATCTCCACCCCCTCTATATCCGCCAACCTCAATATCTCCAACGCGAACTCATACCAAGAACAAGACCCGCTATTGCTGACATGAAAGATACCCGTTAAGTCCTTGGATAAGAGCGTCAAAATAGTCCTGCTAAGATCTGTTGTATAGGTGGGGGAGCCCACCTGATCGTTTACCACCTCAATCCTCTTCCTCTCCCCGGCCAACGCCAGGATGGTCTCGACAAAGTTGCGACCATACCTCCCGTAAAGCCATTGGGTCCTGATGATGAGATAATCGTCCAAAAACCTTTCGATATACCTCTCCCCCAACAATTTGCTCTCCCCATAGATGTTTTGAGGGTTGGGAAGGTCATCTTCATCATACGGGCTCCCCTTCTTCCCATCAAAGATATAATCCGTACTGATATGGACCAATTTGGTCCCACTATACCAACACCCTTTGGCCACGTTCTTGGCCCCCTCCCCGTTTATGGCAAAGGCCTTGTGCATCCCCTTCTCACACCCATCTACATCGGTGTACCCAGCAGCATTAATAACCACGTCAGGAGCGATCTCCATTATGACCCTCCTAGTTACCTCCTTATGGGTGATATCCAGCTCTTCCTTACTCAATCCAATCACCTCATACCCCTTCCCGAAGGCCTCCAGCAGATCGTGCCCGAGCATCCCTTGGGCCCCTAAAACCAAGATCCTCCTCATAACCTCATCATCCCTGAAAGGCAAAATCAGAAGGATGATAAACAAAACTTCTTCAAAAAGCAATCCCTTGATTTTTTTAACCCATCCATCTGCTTTGAATTACAACCAGAACCCTAATATTAGGTTTACACTCATCCCCGCCAATGAAAATACCCCAATCCTTTACCCAACCTTTAGTTGAAGGGTTAACACCTCAACCCCACCAAGGGGATACCTTGTACCCTCCCCCTACCAGCTTAGCCCAATTTTTTGCTTGACAACTATTCTGAAACGTTCTATATAGAAAATAATTCTATATACAGAACAATTTGCTGTAATTCATATTGCAATTGATCCTTTATTGTTTGCTCATTTTGAGAACACGTGGGTTATTCAAGTGAGTACAGATGATAGACAACAAAAGAAGCCCAAACCAGCGTATACTCCTCTGGTTCCAGCCGTGCAGCAGGGGGCACAAATCCTTATTTGCTTAGCTAATAGCCCAACGCCCAAAATGAGGCTGACGGACATCTGCAATCATGTAGGCATTCATAAGAGCAAGGGGTATTCAATTTTAAACACGTTAAAAAATTTTGGCTTTGTGGCAAAGGACCCTACGGAAAAAACATACTCTTTGGGACCTGCTTTACTTTTTCTATCAGGAAGAGTTATGGATAACCTAGATTATCGGAAAACGGCAGTTCCTTTCCTTGAATCCCTTTCCAAAGAAACGAAAAGTACGGCCTGCTTTGGATTAATTGTTGATGAATACGTATTTGTCGTCGCTAAACATGAAGCCGATCTTGGGATTAGAGTTACGATACGACTAGGGTATAGATTCCCCATCACATACGGAGCGCACGGGAAAGCCATAGTGGCATTCCTACCGAAAGTTGAACGGGAAAAGATCTTGGCGACAGAAAAGCTCTGGTTCCATGGTGATGTATCACGATTGAATATGGAGCGGTTGAGGAATGAGTTTGTCAGGTGTCGACAATTGGGTTTTGCCCAGGATATAGGCGAAATGGATCCTCGATTTAATGCCGTTGCAGCCCCGGTATTTGGTCTACATGGAAAATTGGTTGCATCTATATTTGTCGTTGGAGTCTTTGCGGAGCGTTTGGTCAAGCAATATGGTTACAAAGTAGCTGAGTGTACCAGAAAAGTTTCTTACACCTTCGGAGTGGATGTTGAGCAAATTTATGAGAACTTAACTAAGGAAGGGTTATAAGTAGGCATTTTGCAACAGCTCTTCTTTAGTACCTAACACGTTACGATACACGGAGGAGATCCCCTTATGGAGAAAGAATACATGTATTGGAATCCTTATCTGGAGACTTTGCCCCGAGAAAAACTTTTAAAGGCGGAGTTGAAAAACTTCCGTAAGTACCTCCAGTATGCCAAAGATCATTCTCCAATGTATCGAGAAAGGTATAGAGACATTGAACCAGGAGATATAAGGACCAGAGATGATTTAAGGCTTCTGCCCTTGATCGATAAGGAAGATCTCCGGCGTGCACAGGTGGGAACCGGACTGAATATTTATGGGCTGACCTTAGGGGTTGACCCGGAGCATGTAACCACCTTCCGTCAGACATCAGGCACCACAGGAATACCTGTCTATGTGCCGGAAAGTTATGAAAGTTGGCAGTGGCGAGTGGAAGTCTGGTGTCACATCCTCTGGATGGCCGGCTTTCGAGAAACGGACAGAGTTTTTGTCCCCTTTGGCTACAATGTCTATGTTGCGTTCTGGGAGGGGCATTATGCTGCGGAGAAGTTGGGCTGCGAGGTTGTACCCGGCGGTGCCCTTGATACCAAGGGAAGGATCAACAAGATGATGGAAGTGAAAGCAACTGCCTTGTTGAACACTCCTACCTACGGTCTGCATATGGCTGAAGATGCTGTGAACATGGGACTGGATCCTAAAAAAATCGGCATAAGAAGGATGCAGTGTGCAGGAGAACCCATGCCCCAACCTACTCGTAAGAGGCTTGAGGAACTTTGGGGCGCAGAGGTCTACGATCACATCGGCGGAACCGAACCGTGCGCTTGGGCCGCTATGTGCCAGGAGAGGACGGGCCTCCACATTATAGAACCCTTTTTCCTGGTGGAGATCCTTGATATGGAGACAATGAGTAGAGAGGTAAATGAAGGGGAGTTGGGGGTAGCGGTAGTAACCCCACTCGGTAGGCGTTCTTTCCCCCTTGTAAGGTTTAATACTAAGGACATAGTCAGGAGGGGAAGGCAGGGATGCCCCTGCGGTAGGACTTCTATGATGATCGCTGAAGTGGTAGGAAGGGCTGATGAGTTGCGCAAAATCCGCGGTGTGCTCTTTACCCCGGTTTCAGTAGAGGAACTTCTGAGGGCGGAATTTCCTGAAATCAGAGAGTTTGAGATCATCGTAGAGAAAAAGGGCGTCATGGATGAGGTCAGCCTCAGGGTGGAGCCCTGTGAAAAGATGGAGAAAGAGGCTATGAAGAACCTTTCCGTGAGGATCGTCGAGCGACTTAAGATGAAGACCAATCTGAGATTCAATATCATCCCTGTGCTAACGGGAGAGCTACCCCGCTATACGTTGAAATCAAAGAGATTTAAAGACCTAAGGGGGACTTAGGAAAATGAAAGACAGATTTAACATGGAAAAGTGGGATTTTGGTAAGATGAAAAAGAAGATTGAAGAGATTGAAAGGCTCGTACTTGAACTGAAGGTGTTAGGCAAGGGGATGCCTGTAGTTAATAAAAACGTGCGGGCCATCTTGAGCTTCATATATGTTTTAAAGTTCGGTATCTTGGATATCGCCGAGACAGAAGGTACTTGGGGGGAGGTATAATGGGAGAAGTAAAGAAGATCAGAACCGTTTGCCGCAGTTGCCATGGAGGATGCGGCGTCATCGCCCATGTCAAGGACGGTAAAGTAATAAAGGTAGAAGGGGATCCTGAATCCCCCATCAGCCACGGAACCATGTGCAGCAAGGGGCTAGCGATCACCCAACTGGCCTACCATCCCGATAGGGTCCTTTATCCCATGAAAAAGAGTGATAACGGATGGGAACGAATCTCCTGGGATGAGGCCTTGGATACCTTGGCTGAAAAGTTCAAGCAGGTCACAAAGGAGAATGGTGCAGAGTCCATCGTTGTCGGTCAAGGCACAGGGCGGGATTACGAGAGCCATCTCTATCGATTTGCCAATCTCTTGGGAACACCCAATGTCCTCACTGCAGGTCACATGTGTTATGTCTCACGGGTTGGGGCAACCCTCATCACCTGTGGTAATCTCCCTGTCTGTGACTATGAGGGCGAACCCAAGTGCATTGTCATGTGGGCTTGCAATCCCCAATGGACCAATCCGGATGAATATAAAGGTGAAGGTTTCTGGAGGGCCTATATAAAAGGAAGCAAGCTGATTGTCATAGATCCTCGCAAAGGTTTTCTTGCAAAGAAGGCTGACCTGTGGCTGCAGCTTCGCCCGGGAACGGATGCCGCCCTGGCTATGGGATTTTTCAATGTGATCGTTGAAGAGGATCTCTATGACAGAGAATTTGTCGACAACTATGTCAACGGTTGGGATGCCTTTGTGAGAAGAGTTAGGGAGTATCCGCTGGAGCAGGTAGAAGAGATTACCTGGGTTAAACAGGATCTGATCCGAAAAGCGGCGAGGATGTACGCCACCACAAAACCCGCGTGTATCAACTGGGGCGTGCCCACAGAGCAGACCTTAAACTGTACAGACTGCACCCGTATTCTCACGGGCCTCATGGCAGCAACTGGCAACCTCGATGCCCCCGGAGGAAACGTCTTCTTTGTGCCTCCACCTACGAGGACTGTTTCAGAGTTTGCCCGACACAAAGACCTCCCACCGGAGCAGAGAGCTAAACGCTTGGGGGGTGATCAATATAAGCTGGCCTCACGGGTGGCCCTCATCACCCCTAAAGTGGCATGGGATGCCATCTTGACCGGGAAACCTTATCCCCTGAAGGCAGGACTTCTGTGTGGCACCAATCCAGTCACAACGAGGGCCAATGCCAAGGAGGCCTATGACGCTTTGAAAAAGCTTGAGTTTCTGGCTGTGATTGATTTCTTCCTCACCCCAACGGCAGAGCTGGCCGATATCTTTCTACCCGCAGGCACCTGGCTTGAGCAAAATCATGTGGCGGACAACTGGAAGCGACATGGCTATGTATTGGCCAGACAAAAGGCAGTAGAGATTGGGGAGTGCTGGCAGGATCACAAGGTCTTTTTAGAGTTGGGGAAAAGGATGGGCCAGGACTGGTGGGATACTGTGGAAGATGCCCTTGACTACATACTTGAACCCTCCGGGTTGACCTGGGAAGAGTTCAAGGGAAAAGGATATCTTAAGGGAGATCAGGTGTATTACAAGTACAGGGAAAAGGGATTTTCCACCCCCACGGGAAAAGTAGAGCTCCACTCGACCATCT is a genomic window containing:
- a CDS encoding IclR family transcriptional regulator, which gives rise to MSTDDRQQKKPKPAYTPLVPAVQQGAQILICLANSPTPKMRLTDICNHVGIHKSKGYSILNTLKNFGFVAKDPTEKTYSLGPALLFLSGRVMDNLDYRKTAVPFLESLSKETKSTACFGLIVDEYVFVVAKHEADLGIRVTIRLGYRFPITYGAHGKAIVAFLPKVEREKILATEKLWFHGDVSRLNMERLRNEFVRCRQLGFAQDIGEMDPRFNAVAAPVFGLHGKLVASIFVVGVFAERLVKQYGYKVAECTRKVSYTFGVDVEQIYENLTKEGL
- a CDS encoding molybdopterin-dependent oxidoreductase is translated as MGEVKKIRTVCRSCHGGCGVIAHVKDGKVIKVEGDPESPISHGTMCSKGLAITQLAYHPDRVLYPMKKSDNGWERISWDEALDTLAEKFKQVTKENGAESIVVGQGTGRDYESHLYRFANLLGTPNVLTAGHMCYVSRVGATLITCGNLPVCDYEGEPKCIVMWACNPQWTNPDEYKGEGFWRAYIKGSKLIVIDPRKGFLAKKADLWLQLRPGTDAALAMGFFNVIVEEDLYDREFVDNYVNGWDAFVRRVREYPLEQVEEITWVKQDLIRKAARMYATTKPACINWGVPTEQTLNCTDCTRILTGLMAATGNLDAPGGNVFFVPPPTRTVSEFARHKDLPPEQRAKRLGGDQYKLASRVALITPKVAWDAILTGKPYPLKAGLLCGTNPVTTRANAKEAYDALKKLEFLAVIDFFLTPTAELADIFLPAGTWLEQNHVADNWKRHGYVLARQKAVEIGECWQDHKVFLELGKRMGQDWWDTVEDALDYILEPSGLTWEEFKGKGYLKGDQVYYKYREKGFSTPTGKVELHSTILEKWGYDPLPKYTEMPESPISRPDLLDRYPYILNAGLRTPTFFHSANRMIPWLREIRPDPIVEIHPETAKKHGIKEGQWVYIESPRGRVKQRAKLNDGIDPRVIVAEHGWWFPEIKDPGHGWDISNINILTDNSHESMDPVMGATNLRVLLCNILPCEDEQEGTRWERFL
- a CDS encoding AMP-binding protein, which produces MEKEYMYWNPYLETLPREKLLKAELKNFRKYLQYAKDHSPMYRERYRDIEPGDIRTRDDLRLLPLIDKEDLRRAQVGTGLNIYGLTLGVDPEHVTTFRQTSGTTGIPVYVPESYESWQWRVEVWCHILWMAGFRETDRVFVPFGYNVYVAFWEGHYAAEKLGCEVVPGGALDTKGRINKMMEVKATALLNTPTYGLHMAEDAVNMGLDPKKIGIRRMQCAGEPMPQPTRKRLEELWGAEVYDHIGGTEPCAWAAMCQERTGLHIIEPFFLVEILDMETMSREVNEGELGVAVVTPLGRRSFPLVRFNTKDIVRRGRQGCPCGRTSMMIAEVVGRADELRKIRGVLFTPVSVEELLRAEFPEIREFEIIVEKKGVMDEVSLRVEPCEKMEKEAMKNLSVRIVERLKMKTNLRFNIIPVLTGELPRYTLKSKRFKDLRGT
- the rfbD gene encoding dTDP-4-dehydrorhamnose reductase gives rise to the protein MRRILVLGAQGMLGHDLLEAFGKGYEVIGLSKEELDITHKEVTRRVIMEIAPDVVINAAGYTDVDGCEKGMHKAFAINGEGAKNVAKGCWYSGTKLVHISTDYIFDGKKGSPYDEDDLPNPQNIYGESKLLGERYIERFLDDYLIIRTQWLYGRYGRNFVETILALAGERKRIEVVNDQVGSPTYTTDLSRTILTLLSKDLTGIFHVSNSGSCSWYEFALEILRLADIEGVEIIPISSGTLNRPAKRPIYSIFNCQKLQKEAGIEMRPWRQGLQDYFNHRKG